DNA sequence from the Burkholderia pyrrocinia genome:
AAGGGCGCGCTGCTGCGCAACCGCGTCGGCGCCGGCACGCCGATTCGCACGGACAACGTGATTCCGGCCGACGCGCCGGATTTTCTCGCGGCCGCGCTGCAGCCCGGCATGCGCGCGATCTCGGTGCCGGTCGACGACGTGTCGGGCAACGCGGGGCTGATCCAGCCGGGCGACTTCGTCGACGTGGTGCTCACGCAGCAGATCGGCGGCTCGGCGACGTCGCCCGGCACCTTCGAAGCGGAGACGGTCGTGCGGCGCGCGCGCGTGCTTGCGGTCGGCTCGGAATTCCAGCGCGCGAAGACGCCCGCGAGTGCGCCGGACGCGACGGCGCGCGCGCGTACGGTCACGCTCGAGGTCGCGCCGCGCACCGCGCAGGTCGTGCTGGTCGCGACGCGCCTCGGCTCGCTGTCGCTCGCGCTGCGCAGCTTCGCGACCAGCGACCGGCGGCAACCGGCGGGCGGCGACGAGCAGGAGCCGGATACGCAGCCGGTGTGGGCCGGCGACGTGTCGCGTGCGGCCCGCGAGGCCGCGCGCGCGCCGGCCGCCGGGCCGGCGGCCGGCAGCGCACGGCCGACGGGACAGGGCAGCACGGTCGTGATCTATCGCGGTTCGTCGATCGACGACGGGTCGCGCGGCGGCGGCATCGGCACGCCGGGCCTGCCGCCGCTGCCGTCCGGCCTGCCGGGGATGCAGGGAATGCAGGGAATGCCGGCGCTGCCGGGCGGCGGCAATGTGGCGGGGGCGGACGGGACTGCGCAGCCGCCGCGGGCGGCGGTGCCGCAATGACGGATCGACGGAGCGGGCCGGCCGCGCGGCGGCCGGCATTTGACGGGATGACGGGAACACGCATGGTGCGCATCGTTCGCTGGATCGCTCTCTGGTGCCTGGCCGGCCTCGTCGCGCCCGGCGTTGCGTTCGCGCAGGGCGTGCGCACGCCGGACGCCGGCGCGGCGCTGTCGATCGCGACCGGCAAGGGCGAGCTGTTGTCGCTGCCGGAGCCCGCGGTCGCGATGTTCGTCGCCGATCCGACCATCGCCGACATCCAGGTGCCGTCGCCGCGCACCGTGTTCGTGTTCGGCAAGAAGGCGGGCACGACCACGCTGATCGCGCTCGGCGCGAACCATCGGCCGATCCTGCGCAGGACGGTGATCGTGCAGGTCGACACGGCGTCGCTGCAGACGGTGCTCGACAGCCGCTTTCCACAGATGAAGCTGACGGTGTCCGGCGCGCCGGGCTCGCTGATGGTGTCGGGCAAGGTGCCGGGCGCGGCCGACGCGGACGCCGTGATGCAGTCGCTCGCGCCGTACCTGCACGACAAGGAAAAGATCGTCAACCGGCTGACGCTGTCGCGCCCGATCCAGGTGAACCTGCGCGTGCGGGTGACCGAGGTGAGCCGCAACGTCACGCAGCAGCTCGGCATCAACTGGAGCTCGCTCGGCGCCGCCGGCAACTTCGTCGGCGGGCTGTTCAACGGGCGCACGCTGTTCGACCCGACGAACGGCCTGTTCAACCTGTCGCCGACCGGCGCATTCTCGGTGCTCGGCGGCTTTCGCGCGGGGCGCTGGTCGATCGACGTCGTGCTCGACGCGCTCGATCAGGAAGGGCTGATCACGATGCTCGCGGAGCCGAATCTGACCGCGATGTCGGGCGAGACGGCGAGCTTCCTCGCGGGCGGCGAGATTCCGATTCCGGTTGCGCAGAGCGGCAACACGGGGGTGATCACGGTCGAGTACAAGCCGTTCGGCGTGTCGCTCGACTTCACGCCGACCGTGCTCTCCGACAACCGCATCAGCCTGAAAGTACGGCCGGAAGTGAGCGAGGTCGACGCGAGCAACAGCGTGACGACGGGCAGCATCAGGGTGCCGGCGCTCACCGTGCGACGCGTCGAGACGACGGTCGAGCTGTCGAGCGGGCAGAGCTTCGCGATCGGCGGGCTGCTGCAGAGCCAGACGGCCGACACCGTGTCGCAGATCCCGGGGCTCGGCCGGCTGCCGATCATCGGCCGGCTGTTTTCGTCGAAGAATTTCCAGGACAACAAGACCGAGGTGGTCGTGATCGTCACGCCGTACATCGTGCAGCCGACCGGGCCCGGCCAGCTCGAGCAGGCGATCGACACCGTCGCGCGGCCGAGCAGCGATCTGGAGTTCGCGGTGCAACACAACCTCGGGCTCGACCTGCTGTCGGGCGATACGCCGCGCCTCGTCGGCGCCGCGGGCTTCGTGTACTGAACCGGAGGGGCGCCCATGCGAGTTCGAATCACCGTCTCCGCACTGCTGCCGCTGGTGCTGGCGGGCTGCATGTCGGCGCCGCCGCCGCTTAACCTGCCCGACGCGCGGTCGATCGGCTTCGACGGCGTGCAGGCGGTGCGGCCCGACTGCGCGAAGCTGATGCAGCCGTCGCATCTCGTCGACGCGGGCTTCGGGCGGCCGGGCGTGCCGTTCGGCTGCGCGACCTACACGAACCTCGCGGCCATGCTCGCGCGACCGCAGGATCTCGTCGCGCCCGTGCCGTACGGCGGCGCCGACGCGGAAGTCGCGGCCGGCGCGGTGCGCCGCTACGTCGAGGATCGCGTGAAGCAGCCGACGCCCGGCAGGACGCAGACGACGACCGGCTCGCCCGGCCATTGAACCGATTCCCGAGGCCATCGCGATGCTGCCCATGAACGTCCTCGATCGCCAGAACGCCAAGCGCGCCGCGTCCGCCGGCGCGACGGATCTCGTCGCGGTCGTGTCCGATCCCGGCAGCGAGGACGTGATCCGGCGCGTCGCGCACGATTTGTCGATCACGCGTGCGCACCTGCAGACGGGCACCTGCGACGACGCGATCCGGTTGCTGCAGCAGCACGAGCGTTCGCCGCGCCAGCTGGTCATCGACGTGTCGGATTCGGTGCTGCCGGTGTCGGACCTGATGCGGCTCGCCGACGTGTGCGATCCGTCGGTGCGGGTCGTCGCGATCGGCACGCAGAACGACGTCGGGCTGTTTCGCAACCTGCTCGGCATCGGCGTGCAGGACTACATCGTCAAGCCGCTGACCGTCGAGCTGATGCGGCGCGCGCTGACGGCGACGGAATCGGTCGTGCAGGTGCGCACCGGCAAGATCGTCAGCTTCGTCGGCGCACGCGGCGGCGTCGGCACGACGACCATCGCGGTGAGCCTCGCGCGCTGCCTGGCGGGCGAGAAGCGCCGCCGCGTCGCGTATATCGACCTGAACCTGCATGGCGGCGGCGCGAACTCGATGCTCGGGCTGTCCAGCAACAACGGGCTGGTCGAGTTGCTGAACATGGAGCAGCGCCCCGACGACGCACTGTTCGACCGCATGTTCGTCACCAAGGGCGACCGCCTGCACGTGCTGTCGGCCGAGCTCGCATACGGCGCCGACGTGCCGCTGGGCGACGGGGCAATCGCGCGCCTGGTCGACATGCTGAAGGACCGTTTTCATTACGTGCTGTTCGACGTCGGCAGCGGCGCCGGCAAGCTGTTCGAGGAGGCGCTCGAGGCGTCCGATCTCGTCTACGTCGTCGCCGACCGCTCGGTGCACGCCGCGTACGAATCCGCGCGGCTCGCGCGCTTCATGCAGGAGCTGCCGGGCGAGCGGCAGCTGTCGATGGTGCTGAACAATCCGCTCGCGCCGGTCGCGGGCCGCGTCGAGCCGGCCGATTTCGCGAGCGCGTTTAGCGGCGCGACGCTGCGGGAGCTGCCGCACGAGCCGCAGACGCTCGCGGTCGCCGAAAACCTCGGCGAGCCGATCGAAGGCGCGAAGCGCCACGGCTTCCTGGACGGGATCCGGCAGCTCGCGAACGGCATCACCGGCGAACCGATGGCCGTCGTCGAACCGTGGTATGCGCGCTTCGTCAAGTGGAGGAAAGGATCGTGACGTTCGGTAACCGCAACCGTCCTTCGCCGGACCCCGCGCCGGCCGCCTCGCCCGCGGCGCCGCGCGCGCCGGCGCCGGAAATCGCGCCCGCGCCGCCGCCGGCCCGCGCGCCCGCGGCCGCCGACGCTCACGAGTCGCTGATCCGCTCCGGCAAGTTCGACGCGATCCGCACCGCGGTGTTTGCGTCGATGAACATGTCGGCGGCGCTGATGAAGACGCGCGACGAAGTGCGCGCGGGCATCGAGCAGGTGGCGGCGCACACGGTCGAGCGCGAGCGCCTGAAGATCACGGCCGGCGAGCAGGTGCTGATCGTCGACGCGATCCTGAACGACATGTTCGGCGTCGGCCCGATCGAGCCGCTGCTCGCCGACGAGACGGTCACCGACATCCTCGTCAACGGGCCCGACCAGGTCTACGTCGAGCGTGCGGGCCGGCTCGAGCTCACGTCGCTGAAGTTTCGCGACGACGCGCACGTGACGAGCGTCGCGCAGCGGATCGCGGCGGCGGTGGGCCGGCGCGTCGACGAAAGCAGCCCGATGGTCGACGCGCGCCTCGCCGACGGCAGCCGCGTGAACGTCGTGCTGCCGCCGATCGCGATGCGCGGCCCGTCGATCTCGATCCGCAAGTTCGCGAAGCGCGACATCACGCTCGCGCGGATGGCGCATCAGGGCAACATCTCGCATCCGATGCTGCAGGTGCTGAAGGTGGCGTGTACGTGCCGGCTGAACATCGTGATCTCGGGCGGCACGGGCTCGGGCAAGACGACGCTGCTCAACGCGCTGTCCCAGCATATCGAGCAGCACGAACGGATCGTGACGATCGAGGACGCGGCCGAGCTGCAACTGTTGCAGCCGCACGTCGTCAGCCTCGAGACGCGTCCGGAGAATACCGAGGGGCTCGGCGGCATCTCGCAGCGCGACCTCGTGCGCAACGCATTGCGGATGCGGCCCGACCGCATCATCCTCGGCGAGATTCGCGGCCCGGAGGCGTTCGACGTGCTGCAGGCGATGAACACCGGCCACGACGGCTCGATGACGACGATCCACGCGAACTCGCCGCGCGACGCGATCAGCCGGCTCGAGAGCATGGTCATGATGGCGAACGCGAACCTGCAGCTGCTGTCGATCCGGCGCCAGATCGCGAGCGCCGTGCACCTGTTCGTGCAGGTCGAGCGGATGCGCGACGGCGTGCGGCGCGTCACGCGGATTACCGAGATCGTCGGGATGGAGGGCGAGGTGGTCATCACGCAGGATCTGTTCGCGTTCCGTCAGGAGGGCGAAACGACGCGCGACGCGGTCAAGGGCGTGTTCGACGCGTCGTCGCTGCGGCCGGCGTTCGCGGCGCGCGCCGCGTATTACGGCGTCGAGGATGCGCTCGCCGAGGTGTTCCGCCAATGAGGGCCGCCGACGTGTTCGCGGCAGGCGCGTTCGTCGTGATCCTCGCGATCGGGCTCGCGCTGTCGTCGCTGCTCGATCGCGCGCGCCGCACGCCGGAGCAGCGTATTCGCGAGCGGATGCGGCGCCTGTCGCCGTTGCTCGCGGGCCGCGACGGGGGCGCGGCCGACGGGGCCGCCGTCGCGCTGTTCAATCTCGAACGCCGGCAGGGCCGCGCGCGCACGTGGCTGCGGCGCCACCTGACGCGCGTGCGCGCGGTCGGCGGCGAAGGCGGCGTGCGGATCGTCGTGGCCAGCACGATCGCCGGCGCGATCGCGGCGATCGTCGCGGTGAAGCTGATCGGGCCGCCGGGCTTCCTGCGTCCGCTGATCTTCATTGGACTGCCGCTGCTCGCG
Encoded proteins:
- the cpaB gene encoding Flp pilus assembly protein CpaB is translated as MPKPLRMAVLIIAAGIGAFILRELYVAASTPSAPGEPDQARVRVAAADLPEGLLLRDNDLAWKRMPRAQVPPGAFVESQPGADLKGALLRNRVGAGTPIRTDNVIPADAPDFLAAALQPGMRAISVPVDDVSGNAGLIQPGDFVDVVLTQQIGGSATSPGTFEAETVVRRARVLAVGSEFQRAKTPASAPDATARARTVTLEVAPRTAQVVLVATRLGSLSLALRSFATSDRRQPAGGDEQEPDTQPVWAGDVSRAAREAARAPAAGPAAGSARPTGQGSTVVIYRGSSIDDGSRGGGIGTPGLPPLPSGLPGMQGMQGMPALPGGGNVAGADGTAQPPRAAVPQ
- a CDS encoding type II and III secretion system protein family protein, producing MVRIVRWIALWCLAGLVAPGVAFAQGVRTPDAGAALSIATGKGELLSLPEPAVAMFVADPTIADIQVPSPRTVFVFGKKAGTTTLIALGANHRPILRRTVIVQVDTASLQTVLDSRFPQMKLTVSGAPGSLMVSGKVPGAADADAVMQSLAPYLHDKEKIVNRLTLSRPIQVNLRVRVTEVSRNVTQQLGINWSSLGAAGNFVGGLFNGRTLFDPTNGLFNLSPTGAFSVLGGFRAGRWSIDVVLDALDQEGLITMLAEPNLTAMSGETASFLAGGEIPIPVAQSGNTGVITVEYKPFGVSLDFTPTVLSDNRISLKVRPEVSEVDASNSVTTGSIRVPALTVRRVETTVELSSGQSFAIGGLLQSQTADTVSQIPGLGRLPIIGRLFSSKNFQDNKTEVVVIVTPYIVQPTGPGQLEQAIDTVARPSSDLEFAVQHNLGLDLLSGDTPRLVGAAGFVY
- a CDS encoding CpaD family pilus assembly lipoprotein, with the translated sequence MRVRITVSALLPLVLAGCMSAPPPLNLPDARSIGFDGVQAVRPDCAKLMQPSHLVDAGFGRPGVPFGCATYTNLAAMLARPQDLVAPVPYGGADAEVAAGAVRRYVEDRVKQPTPGRTQTTTGSPGH
- a CDS encoding AAA family ATPase; the protein is MLPMNVLDRQNAKRAASAGATDLVAVVSDPGSEDVIRRVAHDLSITRAHLQTGTCDDAIRLLQQHERSPRQLVIDVSDSVLPVSDLMRLADVCDPSVRVVAIGTQNDVGLFRNLLGIGVQDYIVKPLTVELMRRALTATESVVQVRTGKIVSFVGARGGVGTTTIAVSLARCLAGEKRRRVAYIDLNLHGGGANSMLGLSSNNGLVELLNMEQRPDDALFDRMFVTKGDRLHVLSAELAYGADVPLGDGAIARLVDMLKDRFHYVLFDVGSGAGKLFEEALEASDLVYVVADRSVHAAYESARLARFMQELPGERQLSMVLNNPLAPVAGRVEPADFASAFSGATLRELPHEPQTLAVAENLGEPIEGAKRHGFLDGIRQLANGITGEPMAVVEPWYARFVKWRKGS
- a CDS encoding CpaF family protein, which produces MTFGNRNRPSPDPAPAASPAAPRAPAPEIAPAPPPARAPAAADAHESLIRSGKFDAIRTAVFASMNMSAALMKTRDEVRAGIEQVAAHTVERERLKITAGEQVLIVDAILNDMFGVGPIEPLLADETVTDILVNGPDQVYVERAGRLELTSLKFRDDAHVTSVAQRIAAAVGRRVDESSPMVDARLADGSRVNVVLPPIAMRGPSISIRKFAKRDITLARMAHQGNISHPMLQVLKVACTCRLNIVISGGTGSGKTTLLNALSQHIEQHERIVTIEDAAELQLLQPHVVSLETRPENTEGLGGISQRDLVRNALRMRPDRIILGEIRGPEAFDVLQAMNTGHDGSMTTIHANSPRDAISRLESMVMMANANLQLLSIRRQIASAVHLFVQVERMRDGVRRVTRITEIVGMEGEVVITQDLFAFRQEGETTRDAVKGVFDASSLRPAFAARAAYYGVEDALAEVFRQ